Genomic segment of Deltaproteobacteria bacterium:
TCCTGGACCGTTCCGGATTCCACGATTTGCCCGGCATATATGACCGCCAGCCGGTCGGCGATTCGCGCCACAATTCCCAGATCATGGGTAATCAGGATCATGGCCATGTGGAACTCCCGTTGCAGGTCCTTCAATAGATGGAGAATCTGGGCCTGGATGGTGACATCGAGGGCCGTAGTCGGCTCGTCGGCAATAATCAGCTCGGGCTCGCACATGAGGGCCATGGCGATCATCACGCGCTGGCGAAGGCCTCCGGAGAGCTGGTGGGGGTATTGGCTGAGGCGGCTTTCGGCGGCGGTGATTCCCACCTTCTCCAGGAGGAACACCGCCCGCTGGCGTGCTTCCAAATGGCTCACGCCACGATGCCGGATTATGACCTCCTTCAGCTGGTTGCCAATAGTATAGGCCGGGTTGAGAGAAGTCATGGGTTCCTGGAAAATCATGGCCATTCGATCACCCCGAATGTCGGCCATTTCCCTTTCGCCGAGCTTTAGTAAGTCCATACTAAAGAAGTTTAAAGCCTTGGCGCTTCGCCGGGCAGCCCTGGGAAGGAGGTCCATAACAGCCAGGGCGGTCATGGACTTGCCGCAGCCGGACTCTCCCACCAGACATAGGGTTTCACCCTGCCGAACGATAAAGCTCACGTCGCGCACTGCGTGCAGTTCTCCCGCGGCCACGGATATATCCACGTTAAGGCCTTCAACCTCCAGCACCACGTCCGGGTTATCTTTTGATTGCCGTTTAGCCATCAGCCCCGACTCTCCGGAGCGGTCACATCCCGGATGCCGTCTCCTGCCAGGTTGATGGAAAGAACCAGCAGGAACAACGCCACCCCAGGAATGGTAATCAGCCAGGGTTCAAAAAAAAGGAAGTCTTTCCCTTCAGAGACCATCAGACCCCAGGAAGGTGTAGGCGGCTGGACCCCTAGCCCCAGAAAGGAAAGGGCCGCTTCCAGCAGGATGGCGTTGGCCATCTCCAGCGTGGCCACCACCACCAGGCTATTCAAGACATTGGGCAGGATCTCTGAAAGCAGGATCCGAGCGGTGGAGCAGCCCACGGCCTCGGCCGCCGGGACATAATCCTGATTGCGGATCTGCTGGGTGGCGCTGCGCATGACCACGGCGTACCGGTTCCACAGCAGGAGCCCGAGAACGATGATCACCACTTGAAGCGATCCCCCTACCAGGCCTACCACGGCAACCGCCACCAGGACAAAGGGCAAACTGAGGCGGAGGGTGATGATAAAAGTGATCACCATATCCACCCGCCCCCCGAAATAACCCGCCACGACTCCCAGGGCTGTTCCGATCACGCCGGAGATCAAGGCCACGCAGAAGCCGATGAGCAGCGAGATCCGGGCGCCATATAGAAGCCGGCTCAGATAATCGCGGCCCACATGGTCCGTCCCCAGAGGATGTTCCGGTTTGCTATCCGGGTGCCAGAAGGGCTTGGAGATTCGCTTGACGAGGCTTTGCTGGTAGGGGTCGTGGGGGGAGAGCAACGGAGCCAACAGGGCCAGAAGGATGATGATTCCCAGGATGACCCCGCCGATCATCAGCCCTTTGTGGCCGAAGATGCGGCGGCGCAATAGCTGCCCGGGCGATGGGCCGAGGATTTCTTCGGCTGCGGGAATCTGGCGGAGTTCCATCTCAGGTCACCCGGATCCGCGGGTCGAGCCACCCGTTGAGGAGGTCCGCCGCCAGGGTGAGAACGATGTAGATGACGGCAAAGACCAGGATCACCGCCTGCACCGTGGGGAAATCGGAGCGTTTGATGGACTCCCAGGCCAGATATCCCATTCCCTGGATGGCGAAGACCGTCTCGATGACGATCGAGCCGCCCAGCATGAAGCCGAACTGCACGGCGGACACGCTGACCACGGGGATGACGGCGTTGCGCAGGGCATGTTTGAAAAGAATCGACCCGGACAACAGCCCCTTGGCCCGGGCGGTGCGGATGTAATCGGAGGCCAGAACCTCCATCATTCCCGCCCGGGTCAGGCGCATGATGGCCGGCATGGCGTAGTAGCCCAGGACAATGGTGGGCATGACGAAATATTCCCAGCCTTCCGTTCCCGAAGGCGGAAGCAGAGGAAGCCAGACGCTCAGCAAAACCATGAGCATCAGCCCGAGCCAGAAGCTGGGCATGGCCTGCCCCATGACCGAGAGGAAAAGGGCCGTTCGGTCGATCCAGCTGTTGGGCCGTATGGCGGCGATTACACCGAGTGGGATGGAGAAGACCAGGGCAAAGACGATGGCGGAAAAACCGAGGATCAAAGTCGCGGGCAGGCGGGCGGCCATGATCTGGCTGACCGGCACCCGGAAATAATAGCTCATCCCGAAATCTCCCCGGAGCGCTTTCCCGATCCAGGTGAGGTACTGGGTGTAAATCGGCTGGTCAAACCCGTAGGTCTTGCGGATGAAGAGAATGTCGGCGTCCGTGGCCGCCTCTCCTCCGATGGCCGTAGCCGGGTCGCCAGAGAGGTAGAGCAACCCGAAGCTGAGGGCGGATACGACCAGCGCTACCGCTACCGCTAGAGCAAGTCTCTTCAGGGTATAGATGAGCATTCCGGTTCCCCGTCGGTCCTTTTCCCTGGAAAAGGCCCGGTCCCTTCAGGGGGCCGGGCCTTCACGCGCATT
This window contains:
- a CDS encoding ABC transporter ATP-binding protein, producing MAKRQSKDNPDVVLEVEGLNVDISVAAGELHAVRDVSFIVRQGETLCLVGESGCGKSMTALAVMDLLPRAARRSAKALNFFSMDLLKLGEREMADIRGDRMAMIFQEPMTSLNPAYTIGNQLKEVIIRHRGVSHLEARQRAVFLLEKVGITAAESRLSQYPHQLSGGLRQRVMIAMALMCEPELIIADEPTTALDVTIQAQILHLLKDLQREFHMAMILITHDLGIVARIADRLAVIYAGQIVESGTVQEVFENSMHPYTHGLLSCIPVPGKTKRGEFLGSIPGMVPTPIGKLNGCSFRNRCSYAFQSCSGQNPEIRALSLNWGYRCLLEPEKLKSPCA
- a CDS encoding ABC transporter permease, translating into MLIYTLKRLALAVAVALVVSALSFGLLYLSGDPATAIGGEAATDADILFIRKTYGFDQPIYTQYLTWIGKALRGDFGMSYYFRVPVSQIMAARLPATLILGFSAIVFALVFSIPLGVIAAIRPNSWIDRTALFLSVMGQAMPSFWLGLMLMVLLSVWLPLLPPSGTEGWEYFVMPTIVLGYYAMPAIMRLTRAGMMEVLASDYIRTARAKGLLSGSILFKHALRNAVIPVVSVSAVQFGFMLGGSIVIETVFAIQGMGYLAWESIKRSDFPTVQAVILVFAVIYIVLTLAADLLNGWLDPRIRVT
- a CDS encoding ABC transporter permease; protein product: MELRQIPAAEEILGPSPGQLLRRRIFGHKGLMIGGVILGIIILLALLAPLLSPHDPYQQSLVKRISKPFWHPDSKPEHPLGTDHVGRDYLSRLLYGARISLLIGFCVALISGVIGTALGVVAGYFGGRVDMVITFIITLRLSLPFVLVAVAVVGLVGGSLQVVIIVLGLLLWNRYAVVMRSATQQIRNQDYVPAAEAVGCSTARILLSEILPNVLNSLVVVATLEMANAILLEAALSFLGLGVQPPTPSWGLMVSEGKDFLFFEPWLITIPGVALFLLVLSINLAGDGIRDVTAPESRG